ATTGGTGAAAGCAGCGTTTGCGGATGAGCAATTCTTTTTAGGAAAAGGCGCTGGCGGTCACCCGACGGGTTCTGCCGTACTATCGGACATCACAGCATTGCGCTATGATTACCGTTATGAATACAAAAAACATCTGGACGCACAGCAGGTAGAGTACACTAAAGACTATACAATCACCGTATATTTCAGATATGATGACGAAGATGTATTAGAAAACATCAATTTTATCAATATTTCTGAACGTTTTTACAGTGAAAATCACAAATATGTGATTGGAACTATAAATATTCAGGAGATTATTGATAAAAGAGCCGTAATTCATCAGCAAGGAAATTTCATAGCCGAAATAATCTAAAATTGAAAAGGAGAAAGCGCAATAAATATTGCGCTTTTTTTTTGTCATCACAAAGGCATTATGCGCGCAAAGGCGGAAACATTTCTAAAAATCAAGAAAAGTGACATGGTTTTTGCTTAATATATTTACTATATTTAGAAATAAACTTTAAATCTTGAGTGTTATGAGAAAATGGAATGTGTTGGCATTGTTGAACTTGGCGACTATAAGCCTCTTTGCGCAGGATAGCACCGCGGAAGTGGCAACTTCGTCTAACTCAACATTTGTCGTGATCGGTGTGGTTTTATTAGTGGTCGTGATCTTTATGCTCTACCGAAAACAAAAGAGAAAATTCAACGACTAAGAAATATAAGTTAACAACAAAGGCCTCGCAATGCGAGGCCTTTGTTGTTTTATGTTCTAATCTCTTTTTAGACCAAACTTTTCAATCTTGCTATACAAGTGACTACGCTGTATATCAAGATCGTCTGCTGTCTTAGAGACATTCCAGTTGTTCTTCTCCAATTTATACTTAATGAACTCGCATTCCGAGAAATCTTTGAAATCTTGGAAAGAAGTAAATTGCTCGAAATCAAACCCTTCGCTTGCATCAGAAGATCCATTAGACTTTGGTGCTTGCGACACACTCTCTGGATTAGCAAACATACGAACGTCATTCTCCGTAATCTTCTTATCACATAGAATAATAAGACGCTCGATCATATTGCGAAGCTCGCGGATGTTACCTGTCCATGGCAAAGCTTGCAGTGCTTTCATTCCATCTGGAGTAATGGTCTTCACCGGCATGCTGTATTCAGCACATATCTCTTCACAAAATGCTGTTGCTAATGTTGGGATATCATCTTTACGCTCTGTCAATGAAGGTACATGAATTAGGATCACGCTCAAGCGGTGGTACAAGTCCATACGGAAGTTTCCGTCTTCAATTTCCTGAAGTAGATTCTTATTGGTCGCCGCGATGACACGCACATTAACATCTATCTCCTTCTCTCCACCGACGCGTGTGATCTTATTTTCCTGTAATGCGCGCAATACTTTAGCTTGCGCAGATAGGCTCATATCGCCGATCTCGTCTAAAAAGAGCGTTCCGCCGTTCGCCTGTTCGAACTTACCGATACGTTGCTTCACGGCTGAAGTAAATGACCCCTTCTCATGTCCAAACAATTCAGATTCGATCAATTCTGAAGGAATAGCCGCACAGTTAACCTCGATAAGAGGAGACGCCGCACGCATAGACTTCTCATGCAACCAACGAGCAACAAGTTCCTTACCAGCACCATTGGCACCCGTAATCAAAACTCTAGCTTCCGTAGGAGCAACTTTATCAATAGTGTCTTTAATCAAGCTAATGCCTGAGGAACTACCTAGAATTTCTTTTGTTTTGGAGAACTTACGCTTCAAAACTTTGGTTTCCTTTACTAAGGAACCCTTTTCCAGCGCATTTCGAACAGTTATTAGAAGACGATTAAGGTCTAAGGGTTTTTCAAGGAAGTCAAAGGCACCTTTACGAGCTGCCTCAACAGCAGTTTCAATTGTACCATGACCGGAAACCATAATAAACGGAACGTCGGAGAATTCCTTCGCGGTGCTCAACACCTCCATACCGTCCATCTTGTTCATCTTGATATCACAAAGAACAAGGTCAATTTTTTCCTTTTTTAATATTTTGAGTCCATCTTCTCCGTTGTCGACATCCAACACTTTATAATCTTCGTATTCTAAGATATCACGTAAGGAACTACGTATCGGACGTTCATCATCGATGATTAAAACTGTGGTCATATTATCTCTTTCAAGTTTATCGGTAAAAATTAAACATTAATTAAAATAGAAGCAAACTTTATAAGCCGGGTTCTGTATCCATTGCTGGATTTCTATCATTTATCTAGGCTTGCATTCACACACAAGCTCAATCAACCTACCCATTACGAGTACCCGAAGGTAGAAAACGAGCAGCCTTCTAATCTCGCAACCTATTTGGTCTTTCAACACACGAGGTTTACCGTAATGCATGTCGCCATACAATACCGTGAGCTCTTACCTCACGTTTTCACCCTTACCCCTTGTGAGGCGGTATATTTTCTGTGGCACTTGCTGTCTATTGTGAAATAGCCTTCCCGTTAGGAAGCGTGTTGCTCTTTGTTGCCCGGACTTTCCTCTTTCCTGCTTTTATACAGAACAGCGATAGAACCAGTTTGCTTCAATATGCAAAAGTAGGAAAAATATGCATACAAAGGTTTATTTAGATTTTCGAGACAATACAGCTCAATAAGAAAAATAGTTGAATAATATTTTCATTATCTGTAGCGGTAGGATTACCAATATCGTATTACTACAAAACATTAGTCGACGATTGTTTTATTTAGTTATTAGTATTTTAACTTATCGTTATCATTTTATGAAAAAACTATTATCATTCACAAGCGGATTAACCATTGCAACTTTAGCAGCCGTGGTATTCATGTCGTCATGCAAGGACGATAAAAAGAAAAACTCTACTCCACAGCCTAAATACCCAATGGAGGCTAACATTAGTTACAGGGTTGTGTCAGTTACTGGCAATGATGCAAAGTTGACTAGTGTGCATTATTTAGGAGAAAAAGCTGAGCTGGAACAGAAAGAATATAAAATTGCCACAGAAATCAAAGCAAAAAGAAAAATTGCTAAAAAAGGAGAGAAAATTCACATCCGTGCGAAAGTAGACAAACCAGCAACGGTAAAATTGGAAATCAAAGTGAACAGCAATGCTGCCATCACAAAAGACTTCGTTATCAAGGATGCTACGAAAGACGAAGCTAAACTAGAATATACATTTAATTAATAAACGATATTTGAGCAAACCTTAAAACAACTTTTGACCCTGAGAATAGCTGTACGATTGTGCAGCTATTTTTTTATGCTGTAATTGGAGATTACAGGTCCTGCGCGATTGCATAGCCTGCCGCCCATGCCCATTGAAAGTTATAGCCACCTAACCAGCCCGTAATGTCTACCGCCTCTCCTCCGAAATATAAGCCAGATACCTTCTTCGATTCAAGCGTCTTCGTATGGAGCTCCTCTGTAGAAACACCACCGCGCATTACCTCCGCTTTGTCGTAGCCCTTGTCGCCGGCAGGTTTTACTTTAAACTTATGGATGGTATCCACGATCAGCTTAGCGTCCGATTTCCCTAAGGAAGCTATCTTCACATCGATTGGCAGGTATTTTCCTAAAGCCTCTACCATTTTCTTGCTAAAATAATCGTTAAGCAATTGGCCTACCGTTCGTTTTCCACCAAAGTTGCGCTCCTCTTTAATCAATGCATCAAGGCTAAACTTGGGCAATAGATCTACAGTAAATTGGTCGCCAGGCTTCCAGTAAGAAGAAATCTGAAGTATTGCTGGACCGCTCAATCCCCAATGAGTAAATAGAATATTTTCCTCAAAGCTGATTAAGTCGTTGTAAACTTTCGCAAAAACTGAATTACCAGCCAAAGAAGCATACCATTCCGCGTCTTTTCCTGTAATGGTCAAAGGTACCAAAGCAGGAGCAGTTGCCACAACCCGCATTCCAAATTGCTTAGCAACACGAAGTGCGAAGTCTGATGCGCCCAATTTCGCGACCGGAAGACCGCCGGAAGCCATAACTAGTTTTTCAGCACGTATAGTTTGGTTCTTAC
The DNA window shown above is from Sphingobacterium hotanense and carries:
- a CDS encoding LPXTG cell wall anchor domain-containing protein produces the protein MRKWNVLALLNLATISLFAQDSTAEVATSSNSTFVVIGVVLLVVVIFMLYRKQKRKFND
- a CDS encoding sigma-54-dependent transcriptional regulator, translating into MTTVLIIDDERPIRSSLRDILEYEDYKVLDVDNGEDGLKILKKEKIDLVLCDIKMNKMDGMEVLSTAKEFSDVPFIMVSGHGTIETAVEAARKGAFDFLEKPLDLNRLLITVRNALEKGSLVKETKVLKRKFSKTKEILGSSSGISLIKDTIDKVAPTEARVLITGANGAGKELVARWLHEKSMRAASPLIEVNCAAIPSELIESELFGHEKGSFTSAVKQRIGKFEQANGGTLFLDEIGDMSLSAQAKVLRALQENKITRVGGEKEIDVNVRVIAATNKNLLQEIEDGNFRMDLYHRLSVILIHVPSLTERKDDIPTLATAFCEEICAEYSMPVKTITPDGMKALQALPWTGNIRELRNMIERLIILCDKKITENDVRMFANPESVSQAPKSNGSSDASEGFDFEQFTSFQDFKDFSECEFIKYKLEKNNWNVSKTADDLDIQRSHLYSKIEKFGLKRD
- a CDS encoding BaiN/RdsA family NAD(P)/FAD-dependent oxidoreductase translates to MNSYDAIIIGAGACGLMCAAQAGLLGKRTLLIERNDKPGAKILISGGGRCNYTNLYTSVDNFVSENPKFLNAVFSQWTVDDTVNFFEQFGDIKGQEKTLGQLFPVSNKAKDIVATFTKLMYDTGQDIWLNTEVKQVDKIDTGFELQIVREGKNQTIRAEKLVMASGGLPVAKLGASDFALRVAKQFGMRVVATAPALVPLTITGKDAEWYASLAGNSVFAKVYNDLISFEENILFTHWGLSGPAILQISSYWKPGDQFTVDLLPKFSLDALIKEERNFGGKRTVGQLLNDYFSKKMVEALGKYLPIDVKIASLGKSDAKLIVDTIHKFKVKPAGDKGYDKAEVMRGGVSTEELHTKTLESKKVSGLYFGGEAVDITGWLGGYNFQWAWAAGYAIAQDL